A single region of the Streptomyces sp. NBC_00425 genome encodes:
- a CDS encoding ABC transporter permease subunit, whose protein sequence is MRSRVGTLLWRAVLAALLVCGTGLLPWISHTDPALTVLKAQSADRDATAQALADVRARLGLDDGPLHLLGQWLAGLPRGDAGRSWISGAEVMPGVLVALGASLLLVAVALAVALVTAAGVCARTLRLGARRRLDGRPAGGSGSAVLAALPEFLIASVLATVVGVQLGWLPALGWYGPQWTVLPALALGLPAGAVLGRLLDDQLPAAFAEPWAVATAARGLPGRSVARKALRRCVPGLLPNVGLFLVGLTGGSVAVEQIFDIPGLGRTTLQAAIAQDLPVLQAGVLVLVALAAVTTAVVRLAARRLIGPALRDGALHSLHRPAPPARRIPPLAHGVALLAVVLGGLPRDPLALDTDARLQAPSGAHPFGTDALGRDVLARVAHGALDTLTHALAVSAIALAAGLLLGLLPRLSGPLVDTVNAVPPVLAALLVAAVRGGGAWTPVLAVAVVAWAPLAAHTSALLREERATLHLAATRALGAGPWRLLTGELLPAVLPPVARHALLRLPGIALALASLGFLGLGAQPPSPEWGLLLAENQPYAERAPWAVLAPAAVLAVLGALAVTAAGLRRSPGRRRATDRDSGARCGERPPSQPESVSAG, encoded by the coding sequence ATGAGAAGCAGGGTGGGCACGCTGCTGTGGCGTGCCGTACTGGCCGCGCTGCTGGTGTGCGGGACCGGGCTGCTGCCGTGGATCTCGCACACCGACCCGGCGCTCACCGTGCTCAAGGCGCAGTCCGCCGACCGGGACGCCACCGCGCAGGCACTCGCCGACGTCCGCGCCCGACTCGGCCTGGACGACGGCCCGCTGCACCTGCTCGGGCAGTGGCTGGCGGGCCTGCCGCGCGGGGACGCCGGACGGTCCTGGATCTCCGGCGCCGAGGTCATGCCCGGCGTCCTCGTCGCCCTCGGCGCGTCCCTGCTGCTGGTGGCGGTGGCCCTGGCCGTCGCGCTGGTCACCGCCGCCGGCGTGTGCGCCCGCACCCTGCGCCTCGGCGCGCGACGCCGCCTCGACGGCCGGCCTGCCGGCGGCTCCGGCTCCGCCGTGCTCGCCGCGCTGCCGGAGTTCCTCATCGCCTCCGTCCTCGCCACGGTGGTCGGCGTGCAGCTGGGATGGCTGCCCGCCCTCGGCTGGTACGGCCCGCAGTGGACCGTGCTGCCCGCGCTCGCCCTCGGCCTGCCCGCCGGGGCAGTCCTCGGGCGCCTCCTCGACGACCAGCTGCCCGCCGCCTTCGCCGAGCCCTGGGCTGTCGCCACGGCCGCCCGAGGCCTGCCCGGCCGGAGCGTCGCCCGCAAGGCGCTGCGCCGCTGCGTGCCCGGACTGCTGCCCAACGTCGGGCTGTTCCTGGTGGGACTGACCGGCGGATCCGTCGCCGTGGAGCAGATCTTCGACATCCCGGGGCTCGGCCGCACGACCCTCCAGGCGGCGATCGCCCAGGACCTGCCCGTTCTCCAGGCGGGTGTCCTCGTGCTCGTCGCGCTCGCGGCCGTCACCACCGCCGTGGTCCGCCTCGCCGCCCGGCGGCTCATCGGGCCCGCCCTGCGCGACGGGGCCCTGCACTCCCTGCACCGGCCGGCGCCGCCCGCCCGGCGGATCCCGCCGCTCGCCCACGGCGTCGCGCTGCTCGCCGTCGTCCTGGGCGGTCTGCCCCGCGACCCGCTCGCCCTCGACACCGACGCCCGACTCCAAGCCCCCTCCGGGGCCCACCCGTTCGGCACCGACGCACTGGGGCGCGACGTCCTCGCCCGGGTCGCCCACGGCGCCCTCGACACCCTCACGCACGCCCTCGCGGTCAGCGCGATCGCGCTCGCGGCAGGCCTCCTGCTCGGGCTGCTGCCCCGGCTGTCCGGGCCTCTCGTCGACACGGTGAACGCCGTCCCGCCCGTCCTCGCGGCGCTCCTGGTCGCCGCCGTCCGGGGCGGCGGAGCCTGGACGCCCGTCCTCGCCGTGGCCGTGGTCGCCTGGGCGCCGCTCGCCGCGCACACGTCCGCGCTGCTGCGCGAGGAGCGGGCGACCCTCCACCTCGCCGCCACCCGGGCCCTCGGCGCCGGACCCTGGCGACTGCTCACCGGCGAACTCCTGCCCGCCGTCCTGCCTCCGGTCGCCCGGCACGCCCTTCTGCGCCTGCCCGGCATCGCCCTCGCCCTGGCCTCCCTCGGCTTCCTCGGCCTCGGCGCGCAGCCGCCGTCCCCCGAATGGGGCCTGCTGCTCGCCGAGAACCAGCCCTACGCCGAACGCGCTCCCTGGGCCGTCCTCGCCCCCGCCGCCGTCCTTGCCGTGCTGGGCGCCCTGGCGGTGACGGCGGCCGGGCTGCGACGAAGCCCGGGGCGACGCCGCGCGACGGACCGCGACTCCGGCGCTCGCTGCGGTGAACGCCCGCCCTCACAGCCTGAGTCGGTGAGTGCGGGATGA
- a CDS encoding ATP-binding protein: MRVAFVGKGGSGKTTLTALFARRLARSGAPVLAVDGDINQHLSEALDPTAGAPPFTAPPLAAHLDDVKDLLRGDNPRIASRETMVKTTPPGRGSRLLRLLGDDELHTRHVRRVGGVPLMVTGAFDESDLGVACYHSKLGAVELYLSHLVDGPGEYLVMDMTAGADAFASGLFARFDMTFLVAEPTRRGVSVYRQYRDHAREYGIPLAVVGNKVTGEDDLLFLKEEVGDDLLTHVALSPWVRSAERGHPQGELEEPNRHALDVLRSAVDARPKDWPALHRHAVHFHLRNARTWANEATGQDLAAQVDPDFTPPPALLP; the protein is encoded by the coding sequence ATGCGCGTCGCATTCGTGGGGAAGGGCGGCAGCGGCAAGACGACCCTGACGGCCCTGTTCGCCCGCCGGTTGGCGCGGTCCGGCGCGCCGGTGCTGGCCGTGGACGGCGACATCAACCAGCACCTGTCCGAGGCCCTGGACCCCACGGCCGGCGCACCGCCGTTCACGGCCCCGCCGCTGGCCGCGCATCTGGACGACGTCAAGGACCTGCTGCGCGGCGACAACCCGCGCATCGCCTCCCGCGAGACGATGGTCAAGACGACCCCGCCGGGCCGCGGTTCACGGCTCCTTCGCCTGTTGGGCGACGACGAGCTGCACACCCGCCACGTACGACGGGTGGGCGGCGTGCCGCTGATGGTGACGGGCGCGTTCGACGAGAGCGACCTGGGGGTGGCCTGCTACCACTCCAAGCTGGGCGCGGTGGAGCTCTATCTGAGCCACCTGGTCGACGGCCCCGGCGAGTACCTGGTGATGGACATGACGGCGGGCGCCGACGCCTTCGCCTCCGGCCTGTTCGCCCGCTTCGACATGACGTTCCTGGTGGCCGAACCCACCCGCAGAGGCGTCTCCGTCTACCGCCAGTACCGCGACCACGCCCGCGAGTACGGCATCCCCCTCGCCGTGGTCGGCAACAAGGTGACCGGCGAGGACGACCTGCTCTTCCTCAAGGAGGAAGTGGGCGACGACCTCCTCACCCACGTCGCCCTCTCCCCCTGGGTCCGATCGGCCGAACGCGGCCACCCTCAGGGTGAGTTGGAGGAGCCCAACCGTCACGCCCTGGACGTCCTGCGCAGCGCGGTCGACGCCCGCCCGAAGGACTGGCCGGCCCTCCACCGCCATGCCGTCCACTTCCACCTCCGCAACGCCCGCACCTGGGCGAACGAGGCGACCGGCCAGGACCTGGCCGCCCAGGTGGACCCGGACTTCACCCCGCCCCCCGCACTCCTCCCCTGA
- a CDS encoding ABC transporter substrate-binding protein: MRFARSAPLAPHTPPAPRTPPARLASPPRRRPRLLAALCLAPLLTGCFAASGEDEGDAKGSAAGGGARLRVALAFPPAENLSPYGADATILSRLGVTEGLTALDANGAAAPALAASWRREDDRTWLFTLREAVFQDGSDVTPAAVAASLTRATLARPAPAALAGVTLTAKAGGGTGVRVTTARPDPVLPLRLSSPSLAVLSPKAYAKKGAVDPAGTATGPFELTEVNGATAAALDRFDDYWGGLARASGVDVRFIADGSARANALRTGQVDVAEAIPVAQAAGLDADTRRETATTRTTSLHLNTRSGVFKTPALRAAARAAVDTSALAEGVYEGHADAGAGIYGPAVTWAASKRVQPTGRARPAAPGGAFVTLATYDNRPELPEVAQVLKQQMEKAGFTVKLEVREYARLETDALAGKFDAVVGARNSLLDTGDPVSLLASDFTCAGGYNLALLCDKGVDRAVGAAQAVADTGGRQDAAMAAEAAVLGTDAVVPLVHQRVVTGVDDDVSGVLLDPYERTLVGTGTRR, translated from the coding sequence ATGCGCTTCGCCCGCTCCGCCCCGCTCGCCCCTCACACTCCTCCCGCCCCTCGCACTCCTCCCGCCCGCCTCGCGTCCCCGCCCCGTCGCCGCCCCCGGCTCCTCGCCGCCCTGTGCCTCGCCCCGCTGCTCACCGGCTGTTTCGCCGCCTCCGGCGAGGACGAAGGCGACGCCAAGGGGTCCGCCGCCGGGGGCGGCGCCCGGCTGCGCGTCGCCCTCGCCTTCCCGCCCGCCGAGAACCTCTCCCCGTACGGGGCCGACGCGACGATCCTCAGCCGGCTCGGCGTCACCGAGGGGCTGACCGCCCTCGACGCCAACGGGGCCGCCGCCCCCGCGCTCGCCGCGTCCTGGCGCCGCGAGGACGACCGCACCTGGCTGTTCACCCTGCGCGAGGCCGTCTTCCAGGACGGCTCGGACGTGACCCCCGCCGCCGTCGCCGCGTCCCTCACCCGGGCCACCCTCGCCAGGCCGGCCCCGGCCGCCCTCGCCGGCGTCACCCTCACCGCGAAGGCCGGCGGCGGTACGGGCGTGCGCGTCACGACCGCGCGGCCCGACCCGGTCCTGCCCCTGCGGCTGTCCAGCCCCTCCCTCGCCGTCCTGTCCCCGAAGGCGTACGCGAAGAAGGGGGCCGTCGACCCGGCCGGCACCGCCACCGGACCCTTCGAACTCACCGAGGTGAACGGGGCCACCGCCGCAGCCCTCGACCGCTTCGACGACTACTGGGGCGGTCTGGCCCGGGCCTCCGGCGTCGACGTGCGCTTCATCGCCGACGGGAGTGCCCGCGCCAACGCCCTGCGCACCGGCCAGGTCGACGTCGCCGAGGCGATACCCGTCGCGCAGGCCGCCGGCCTCGACGCGGACACCCGCCGTGAGACCGCCACGACCCGCACCACCAGCCTGCACCTCAACACCAGGTCGGGCGTGTTCAAGACCCCGGCGTTGCGCGCCGCCGCCCGGGCGGCCGTCGACACCTCCGCCCTCGCCGAGGGCGTCTACGAAGGGCACGCCGACGCAGGCGCCGGCATCTACGGCCCCGCCGTCACCTGGGCCGCGAGCAAGCGCGTCCAGCCCACCGGACGTGCAAGGCCCGCCGCCCCCGGCGGAGCCTTTGTCACCCTCGCCACCTATGACAACCGGCCCGAACTCCCTGAAGTGGCACAGGTGTTGAAGCAGCAGATGGAGAAGGCCGGCTTCACGGTGAAGCTTGAGGTGCGCGAGTACGCGCGGCTGGAGACCGACGCGCTCGCGGGGAAGTTCGACGCCGTCGTCGGGGCCCGCAACAGCCTGCTGGACACCGGCGACCCGGTGTCGCTCCTGGCGAGCGACTTCACCTGCGCCGGCGGCTACAACCTCGCGCTGCTCTGCGACAAGGGGGTCGACCGGGCCGTCGGCGCGGCACAGGCCGTCGCCGACACCGGCGGACGACAGGACGCCGCCATGGCCGCCGAAGCCGCGGTGCTCGGCACCGACGCCGTCGTCCCGCTCGTCCACCAGCGCGTCGTCACCGGCGTCGACGACGACGTCAGCGGGGTGCTCCTCGACCCCTACGAGCGCACCCTCGTCGGCACCGGGACCCGGCGCTGA
- a CDS encoding GNAT family N-acetyltransferase has protein sequence MRDYCIRPAGPDDLDGARAVMLDTVYRDFGSGYVPRWHRDIIDPAAAYLAPDRHTLLVAIDGGNGGSGEVVATAALDSRGPAHPPNPRHVAERYPCGTTAQLRRVYVRPEHRRRGLARRLVAELLAFAVADGGYRSVYLHTDPAVEGAEAFWRSLAAVVHDEREEADGGQGIVHFDVPFDALLPACFAPRPRSRTTGR, from the coding sequence GTGCGTGACTACTGCATACGGCCCGCTGGCCCCGACGACCTGGACGGCGCCCGAGCCGTCATGCTGGACACCGTCTACCGGGACTTCGGCAGCGGCTACGTGCCCCGCTGGCACCGCGACATCATCGATCCCGCCGCCGCCTACCTCGCCCCCGACCGCCACACCCTGCTGGTCGCGATCGACGGCGGCAACGGCGGCAGCGGCGAGGTCGTCGCCACCGCCGCCCTCGACTCCCGCGGACCCGCGCATCCGCCGAACCCCCGGCACGTCGCCGAGCGCTACCCCTGCGGCACCACCGCGCAGTTGCGCCGCGTCTACGTCCGCCCCGAACACCGCAGACGCGGTCTCGCCCGCCGACTGGTCGCCGAACTGCTCGCCTTCGCGGTCGCCGACGGCGGGTACCGCTCCGTCTATCTGCACACCGACCCCGCCGTCGAAGGCGCCGAGGCGTTCTGGCGGTCGCTCGCCGCCGTCGTGCACGACGAACGGGAGGAGGCGGACGGCGGCCAGGGCATCGTCCACTTCGACGTCCCGTTCGACGCTCTCCTCCCTGCCTGCTTCGCCCCTCGCCCCCGCTCCCGCACCACAGGCCGGTAA
- a CDS encoding MDR family MFS transporter, producing MTEVRPEARRGTGVGPRLPSLLRLLIATQFAFNIGFFAVLPFLAEHLGDAVGMAGWLVGFVLGLRTFSQQGLFVVGGALADRHGVRPVVLAGCALRVAGFAWLGYAEQTWTVVAAVLLTGFAAALFSPAVESEAARQAVLHEEAGGGPRTRVLALFTVAGQAGAFLGPLLGALLLEADFRTVCLAGAGVFVLVLAAHARLLPRHLPGRPRVRLRGGTGPLLRNRRFLALCCAHGAYLLAYNQLYLALPAEVERAAGSQAPLAWLFALSSLLAVTAQLPVTRWTGERTGPRRSMAAGLALIAAGFAVVAAALPAGRTGTAGLLPAAGFVVLLTVGQMLVAPAARAWVPDLAEEGRLGLYTGALSSVSGLIVLLGSAGTGALLDTGLPRAVPWLVLAVVPAAAVVLLPRRG from the coding sequence ATGACGGAGGTGCGACCCGAAGCCCGTCGTGGGACGGGCGTCGGCCCCCGACTGCCGTCCCTGCTGAGACTTCTGATCGCCACTCAATTCGCCTTCAACATCGGATTCTTCGCGGTCCTGCCCTTTCTCGCCGAGCATCTGGGCGACGCGGTGGGCATGGCCGGCTGGCTGGTCGGTTTCGTGCTGGGCCTGCGGACCTTCAGCCAGCAAGGGCTGTTCGTGGTCGGCGGGGCGCTCGCCGACCGCCACGGAGTACGGCCCGTCGTCCTCGCCGGGTGCGCGCTGCGCGTCGCAGGCTTCGCCTGGCTCGGTTACGCGGAGCAGACCTGGACGGTCGTCGCGGCGGTGCTCCTCACCGGGTTCGCGGCCGCATTGTTCTCGCCCGCCGTCGAGTCCGAGGCGGCGCGGCAGGCCGTCCTGCACGAGGAGGCCGGCGGCGGGCCGCGGACCCGGGTGCTGGCCCTGTTCACGGTCGCCGGGCAGGCCGGGGCGTTCCTCGGCCCGCTGCTCGGCGCACTGCTCCTCGAGGCCGACTTCCGCACGGTGTGCCTGGCCGGCGCCGGGGTCTTCGTGCTCGTCCTCGCCGCTCACGCCCGGCTGCTGCCGAGGCACCTCCCCGGACGCCCCCGCGTCCGCCTGCGCGGCGGTACGGGACCGCTGCTGCGCAACCGCCGCTTCCTCGCCCTGTGCTGCGCCCACGGCGCCTACCTCCTCGCCTACAACCAGCTCTACCTCGCCCTGCCCGCCGAGGTGGAGCGGGCGGCCGGTTCGCAGGCGCCGCTGGCCTGGCTGTTCGCGCTGTCCTCGCTGCTGGCGGTGACCGCCCAGCTGCCGGTCACCCGGTGGACGGGGGAGCGGACCGGCCCACGCCGCTCGATGGCCGCCGGACTCGCGCTGATCGCCGCCGGGTTCGCCGTCGTGGCCGCCGCCCTGCCCGCCGGCCGGACCGGCACGGCCGGGCTGCTGCCCGCGGCCGGATTCGTCGTGCTGCTCACCGTCGGTCAGATGCTCGTCGCCCCCGCCGCCCGGGCCTGGGTGCCCGACCTCGCCGAGGAGGGCCGGCTCGGTCTGTACACCGGGGCGCTGTCCTCGGTCTCCGGGCTGATCGTGCTGCTCGGCAGCGCGGGCACCGGCGCCCTCCTCGACACCGGACTGCCCCGGGCCGTCCCCTGGCTCGTGCTCGCCGTGGTCCCGGCCGCCGCCGTCGTGCTGTTGCCGCGCCGCGGGTGA
- a CDS encoding SCO5389 family protein produces MSLDVSPELLAEAEAGPVREEDFVNTIRTSLPYAYDLVSVLATQLHAGITEFADNQTPPASEQERGQLLRALASDAIRGSLERHFDITLAFQNCHRVAAFRPGARGGPTHTRFTSQRAQILNQSAELRDC; encoded by the coding sequence ATGTCTCTCGACGTCTCCCCCGAGCTCCTCGCCGAAGCCGAAGCCGGCCCCGTCCGCGAGGAGGACTTCGTGAACACGATCCGTACCTCCCTCCCCTACGCCTACGACCTCGTCTCCGTCCTGGCCACCCAACTCCACGCCGGGATCACCGAGTTCGCCGACAACCAGACCCCGCCGGCCTCCGAGCAGGAGCGGGGCCAGCTACTGCGCGCCCTCGCCAGCGACGCCATCCGCGGCAGCCTGGAACGCCACTTCGACATCACCCTGGCCTTCCAGAACTGCCACCGCGTCGCGGCCTTCCGCCCCGGAGCCCGCGGCGGCCCCACCCACACCCGCTTCACCTCCCAGCGCGCCCAGATCCTCAACCAGTCGGCAGAACTGCGCGACTGCTGA
- a CDS encoding CDP-alcohol phosphatidyltransferase family protein, which produces MALNNTYDARLVQQETAVGAGVQILLLALLGTAIGMGPAGWVTGLVFAIATWAVLSRALHRSSLRSFGPANRVTLGRATLVGGVTALVADSFESTPPVTLLVGLTAVALILDGVDGKVARRTNTSTALGARFDMEVDAFLILVLSVYVSMALGPWVLLIGGMRYVFVAAARVAPWLNAPLPPSTARKTVAALQGVLLLLAGADLLPYAANFAVVLLALGSLVWSFGRDVLWLWRTSRVAAQTSAEKVLELV; this is translated from the coding sequence GTGGCCCTGAACAACACTTACGACGCAAGGCTGGTCCAGCAGGAGACCGCTGTGGGAGCGGGCGTGCAGATCCTGTTGCTGGCCCTGCTCGGCACGGCGATCGGCATGGGGCCGGCGGGCTGGGTCACCGGCCTCGTCTTCGCCATCGCCACCTGGGCGGTCCTCTCCCGGGCGCTGCACCGCTCCAGCCTGCGCTCCTTCGGCCCGGCCAACCGGGTCACGCTCGGCCGGGCGACGCTGGTCGGCGGGGTGACCGCGCTGGTCGCGGACTCCTTCGAGAGCACGCCGCCGGTGACACTGCTGGTCGGCCTGACGGCCGTGGCCCTGATCCTCGACGGGGTCGACGGCAAGGTCGCCCGCCGCACCAACACCTCGACGGCGCTGGGCGCGCGGTTCGACATGGAGGTCGACGCGTTCCTGATCCTGGTGCTCAGCGTGTACGTGTCCATGGCGCTGGGCCCGTGGGTCCTGCTCATCGGCGGCATGCGCTACGTGTTCGTCGCGGCGGCCCGGGTGGCCCCCTGGCTCAACGCCCCGCTGCCGCCGAGCACCGCCCGCAAGACGGTCGCCGCCCTGCAGGGCGTCCTGTTGCTGCTGGCCGGCGCCGATCTGCTGCCGTACGCCGCCAACTTCGCGGTCGTGCTGCTGGCGCTGGGCTCGCTGGTCTGGTCGTTCGGCCGCGACGTGCTGTGGCTGTGGCGGACCTCGCGGGTCGCGGCGCAGACCTCGGCGGAGAAGGTGCTGGAGCTCGTGTAG
- a CDS encoding YcnI family protein, with protein MSSTRPVLRRAGLGAVLAAAAVLAAAGAASAHVTVHPESYAEGATDGVLSFRVPNEEDTASTTEVQVFLPTDHPVLGVLVHPQDGWTAKVTTTKLKTPVKTDDGTITEAASEITWTGGKIGAGQYEDFDVAFGQLPDDTGRLTFKTLQTYSDGKTVRWIEEAAAGADEPENPAPVLALTPAADAGATDAPSAPAKSASGAEATEAGTAQAVDGSDSTARQLGAAGLAVGVLGLAAAAFAVVRTRPRRS; from the coding sequence GTGTCCTCGACACGGCCCGTCCTGCGCCGCGCCGGTCTCGGCGCCGTGCTCGCCGCCGCCGCGGTCCTCGCCGCCGCAGGCGCCGCCTCCGCGCACGTCACCGTGCACCCCGAGAGCTACGCCGAGGGCGCCACCGACGGCGTGCTCAGCTTCCGGGTCCCCAACGAGGAGGACACCGCGAGCACCACCGAGGTGCAGGTCTTCCTGCCCACCGACCACCCCGTGCTCGGCGTGCTGGTCCACCCGCAGGACGGCTGGACCGCGAAGGTGACCACGACGAAGCTCAAGACGCCCGTGAAGACGGACGACGGCACGATCACCGAGGCCGCCTCCGAGATCACCTGGACCGGCGGCAAGATCGGCGCCGGCCAGTACGAGGACTTCGACGTCGCCTTCGGGCAGCTCCCCGACGACACCGGCCGGCTGACCTTCAAGACCCTGCAGACCTACTCCGACGGCAAGACCGTCCGCTGGATCGAGGAGGCCGCGGCGGGAGCGGACGAGCCGGAGAACCCGGCGCCGGTGCTCGCGCTGACGCCGGCGGCGGACGCCGGCGCCACCGACGCCCCCTCCGCCCCCGCGAAGAGCGCGAGCGGCGCCGAGGCCACCGAGGCCGGTACGGCGCAGGCCGTCGACGGCAGTGACTCCACCGCCCGGCAACTGGGCGCCGCCGGGCTGGCCGTAGGCGTCCTCGGGCTCGCGGCAGCCGCCTTCGCCGTCGTACGGACGCGCCCGCGCCGCTCGTAA
- a CDS encoding Hsp70 family protein, translated as MTFGIDFGTSNSVVARWTGNGTEVIRVDSAALPAEWNRPGFDELFPSVVSLRDIQRTLCFGWSAKCETAEPQDAVKRMLASRPKGMDEEKTPRAGALPEEHEVWLGDEPFRSTVVAAALFDQMKAGARRNLREMDEAVVTVPANATGAARYRTRAAARLAKIKVKALINEPTAAAISYAHDFPGEGRFLVFDWGGGTIDVTVLEHYDGIFDEMASRGITALGGLEFDEALVKLVLTRLGSHPERLTRLEARRWRRHVELTKIVLSQPGTDQVLFEPLGGLPPVVIHRGEFEEAVQPLVRRALVPLAECLQDVGLTAQDLDAVLMIGGTSQIPLVRREVERVLGKAVVDARLCKPMTAVARGAAITAAEIDGLVPETTISVATSHDLGLSFDAGGRQRGFATVIPRYSTLPARGTRSAMPAVRGASKVVLEIVEGDGKRAADDERTFPLARLELPVPQPHAEPSDNMFDVDYHYDRSGILKLYARTRHSGAVILDEELDCFGPDGTPIAQGLDRELERLLTRIVEPAVDRAAQAPVPTASVETALEEMLVPDETEHDLTPSVVVDGRGIMTAGRTAASPRPPSVRLLGSALTAIRRRYPEHRVVTVLGTDIVDAVEYDDKDVVERAIEEGRIVTVPSTSPQSVLNVAQQLDAVVVSMGDLTRFRTPHPWVTQKGRFVKLTHVDRNWVFL; from the coding sequence ATGACCTTCGGCATCGACTTCGGTACGAGCAACTCGGTCGTGGCCCGCTGGACGGGGAACGGCACCGAGGTGATCCGGGTGGACAGCGCCGCTCTGCCCGCGGAGTGGAACAGGCCGGGCTTCGACGAACTCTTTCCGTCCGTCGTGTCGCTGCGCGACATCCAGCGGACGCTGTGCTTCGGATGGTCCGCCAAGTGCGAGACCGCGGAGCCCCAGGACGCAGTCAAACGCATGCTCGCGTCACGCCCGAAGGGCATGGACGAGGAGAAGACTCCTCGCGCCGGCGCGCTCCCCGAGGAACACGAGGTCTGGCTGGGCGACGAGCCGTTCCGCAGCACGGTCGTCGCGGCGGCGCTCTTCGATCAGATGAAGGCCGGCGCGCGCCGCAATCTCCGCGAGATGGACGAGGCGGTGGTGACGGTCCCGGCCAACGCCACCGGAGCCGCCCGCTATCGCACCAGAGCTGCGGCCCGCCTGGCGAAGATCAAGGTCAAGGCTCTGATCAACGAACCGACGGCAGCCGCGATCAGCTACGCCCACGACTTCCCCGGAGAAGGCCGGTTCCTTGTCTTCGACTGGGGCGGCGGCACCATCGACGTCACCGTCCTAGAGCACTACGACGGCATCTTCGACGAGATGGCGTCACGCGGAATCACCGCGCTCGGCGGCCTCGAGTTCGACGAGGCACTCGTGAAGCTGGTCCTCACCAGGCTCGGCAGCCACCCGGAGAGGCTGACCCGGCTGGAGGCACGCCGCTGGAGGCGGCACGTCGAGCTGACGAAGATCGTGTTGTCGCAACCCGGCACGGACCAGGTGCTGTTCGAGCCGCTCGGCGGACTGCCTCCCGTCGTCATCCACCGAGGTGAGTTCGAGGAGGCGGTGCAACCGCTCGTGCGGCGTGCGCTCGTGCCACTGGCCGAGTGTCTTCAGGACGTGGGGCTCACCGCACAGGACCTCGACGCCGTCCTGATGATCGGTGGGACCTCGCAGATTCCGCTGGTGCGTCGTGAGGTCGAGCGGGTCCTGGGCAAGGCGGTGGTCGACGCCCGTCTGTGCAAGCCGATGACGGCGGTCGCCCGGGGCGCGGCGATCACCGCGGCGGAGATCGACGGCCTTGTCCCCGAGACCACCATCTCGGTTGCCACCAGCCATGACCTGGGGCTGTCCTTCGACGCCGGGGGACGACAGCGAGGCTTCGCCACGGTGATCCCCCGCTATTCGACGCTTCCGGCACGCGGTACGCGCAGCGCCATGCCCGCGGTCCGCGGGGCTTCCAAGGTCGTCCTGGAGATCGTCGAGGGTGACGGCAAGCGTGCCGCGGACGACGAGCGGACGTTCCCCCTCGCGCGGCTCGAACTTCCGGTGCCCCAGCCTCACGCCGAGCCGTCGGACAACATGTTCGACGTCGACTACCACTACGACCGCAGCGGCATCCTCAAACTGTATGCGAGGACCCGCCACAGCGGTGCGGTGATCCTCGACGAGGAACTGGACTGCTTCGGGCCGGACGGCACCCCCATCGCCCAGGGGCTCGACCGCGAACTCGAACGACTGCTCACCCGGATCGTCGAACCGGCCGTCGACCGTGCCGCCCAGGCTCCCGTCCCCACCGCGAGTGTCGAAACCGCTCTGGAAGAGATGCTCGTACCGGACGAGACGGAACACGACCTGACCCCGAGTGTGGTGGTCGACGGGCGTGGCATCATGACCGCCGGCCGCACGGCGGCGTCGCCTCGTCCGCCCAGCGTTCGTCTGCTCGGCTCCGCACTCACGGCCATCAGACGCCGCTATCCCGAGCACCGGGTGGTGACCGTGCTGGGCACGGACATCGTCGATGCGGTCGAGTACGACGACAAGGACGTCGTCGAGAGAGCGATCGAGGAGGGCCGCATCGTGACGGTCCCGTCCACTTCGCCGCAGTCGGTGTTGAACGTGGCGCAGCAACTGGACGCGGTCGTCGTCTCCATGGGTGACCTGACGCGCTTTCGGACACCTCATCCCTGGGTGACGCAGAAAGGGCGGTTCGTGAAGCTGACCCACGTGGATCGCAACTGGGTGTTCCTCTAG